Proteins from one Telopea speciosissima isolate NSW1024214 ecotype Mountain lineage chromosome 1, Tspe_v1, whole genome shotgun sequence genomic window:
- the LOC122672806 gene encoding uncharacterized protein LOC122672806: MDASATFLIERKSSIENEPRTLNMSQLQFAREAALYVAETTSFEEALRIFTKGLEPVVSAVKDKKNFSMDTTEDYCDSSFAITQWRLPPAAAVPAMRDIASLH, encoded by the exons ATGGATGCGTCTGCAACTTTTCTGATAGAGAGAAAATCATCGATTGAGAATGAGCCCAGGACGCTTAACATGAGTCAACTTCAATTTGCAAGG GAGGCAGCACTTTATGTTGCGGAAACCACAAGTTTTGAAGAGGCACTAAGAATTTTCACCAAG GGCTTAGAGCCAGTGGTGAGTGCTGTGAAGGACAAAAAGAATTTTTCTATGGACACAACGGAAGATTACTGTGATAGCAGCTTTGCGATAACTCAATGGAGACTGCCACCTGCAGCCGCTGTCCCAGCGATGAGGGatattgcttctctccattaa
- the LOC122672826 gene encoding bidirectional sugar transporter SWEET1-like, translating to MDVAHFLFGIFGNATALFLFLAPTITFRRIIRSKSTEEFSGIPYVMTLLNCLLSAWYGLPFVSPNNILVSTINGTGAVIESVYALIFIIYAPKKVKAKILGLFTFVLTVFAAIALVSIVALHGHTRKLFCGLAATIFSIVMYASPLSIMRLVIKTKSVEYMPFFLSLFCFLCGTSWFIFGLLGHDPFVAVPNGFGSALGTLQLILYAIYRNNKSGGGAAKTSKTTTVDESVEMGNGKAHQQEKQLQPTAPPQDGFV from the exons ATGGACGTTGCGCATTtcttgtttgggatttttg GAAACGCTACTGCTTTATTTCTCTTCCTGGCTCCGAC AATTACATTTCGAAGAATCATAAGGAGCAAATCGACGGAGGAGTTTTCAGGCATTCCATACGTCATGACCTTGCTCAACTGCCTCCTCTCCGCATG GTACGGTCTGCCGTTTGTATCACCGAACAATATCCTGGTCAGCACGATCAACGGCACAGGTGCGGTGATAGAGTCAGTATACGCTTTGATCTTCATCATATATGCGCCTAAGAAGGTGAAGGCAAAGATCCTAGGGCTCTTCACCTTCGTTCTCACCGTCTTTGCTGCTATCGCCCTCGTTTCCATCGTTGCCCTCCATGGCCACACCAGGAAGCTCTTCTGTGGCCTTGCAGCCACCATCTTCTCTATCGTAATGTACGCCTCGCCTCTATCCATCATG AGACTGGTAATCAAGACCAAGAGCGTGGAGTACATGCCCTTCTTCTTGTCTCTGTTCTGCTTCCTCTGCGGAACTTCTTGGTTCATCTTTGGCCTTCTTGGCCACGACCCTTTCGTCGCT GTGCCAAATGGTTTCGGGTCGGCTTTGGGGACATTACAGCTGATACTGTATGCGATATACCGGAACAACAAAAGCGGAGGAGGAGCGGCGAAGACATCGAAAACCACCACTGTTGATGAATCTGTGGAGATGGGCAACGGAAAAGCCCACCAGCAAGAGAAGCAACTTCAGCCTACAGCGCCACCTCAGGACGGCTTCGTTTAG
- the LOC122672845 gene encoding putative clathrin assembly protein At1g03050, translated as MGPSKIRQALGAVKDKTSIGLAKVNGSSTSVSELEVAIVKATRHEENPADERHIREILSLTSYSRVYISACVNILSRRLNKTKNWTVALKTLILIHRLLLEGDPVYEQEIFFATRRGTRLLNMSDFRDCRSNNSSWDFSAFVRTLALYLDERLEYRMHGRRGRRSGIGYEDEEEGSWQPPAKTTPVREQKTDRIFTRAQHLQQILERFLACRPTGVAKHNRVVTVALYPVVKESFQIYFDIAEIMGILIDRFMELQVPDCLRVQQIFARLGKQFEELDSFYSWCKQVGICRSSEYPEIEKITAKKLEVMDEFIRDKSALAQMKRANQQSEQKNKNFFVQEDNKEPEPIVVEEEEDMSKIKALPPPEGFQQEEELKAKAHKEEEETKQEPNNTATLKEADLLNLYDDTVTTEEQGDKLALALFDGAAAPSSSSQAPPAWEAFNSEDSGDWETALVQSTSHLSNQQTSLAGGFDMLLIDGMYQQSAANAAAAAAQGAYGGTGSASSVVMSGKPAMLALPAPPVSANGMPAVGLNADPFAASLAVAPPAFVQMSDLEKKQKLLMEEQLLWQRYQSNGMQGQLGLTNLQQNPYPYG; from the exons atgggcCCAAGCAAGATCCGTCAGGCCCTAGGGGCCGTGAAAGACAAGACAAGCATTGGGCTAGCGAAGGTGAATGGGAGCAGCACCTCCGTCTCCGAACTGGAGGTGGCCATCGTAAAGGCTACTCGACACGAAGAAAATCCAGCGGACGAGAGACACATTAGGGAGATTCTGAGCTTAACCTCTTATTCCCGTGTCTACATCAGTGCTTGCGTCAACATATTATCGAGGAGACTCAACAAGACTAAGAACTGGACCGTGGCTCTCAAAACACTCATTTTGATTCACAGACTCCTCTTGGAAGGCGACCCTGTTTATGAACAAGAAATCTTCTTCGCCACCCGCCGTGGAACTCGGCTTCTCAACATGTCTGATTTTAGAGATTGTCGATCAAACAACTCATCATGGGATTTCTCAGCTTTTGTACGTACTCTTGCTCTCTATCTCGATGAAAGACTTGAGTATCGGATGCATGGTCGACGTGGTCGCCGGAGTGGGATTGGATACgaggatgaagaagagggaTCTTGGCAACCTCCGGCGAAGACCACACCAGTTCGGGAGCAGAAGACTGACCGTATCTTTACTAGGGCTCAACACCTGCAACAGATTCTCGAGCGATTTCTAGCTTGTCGACCAACag gTGTCGCGAAACACAACAGGGTGGTCACCGTGGCTCTCTACCCTGTAGTGAAAGAGAGCTTCCAGATATACTTCGACATTGCCGAAATCATGGGCATTTTGATCGATCGTTTCATGGAGCTCCAAGTTCCCGATTGTCTCAGAGTCCAACAGATCTTCGCCAGACTTGGGAAACAGTTTGAAGAGCTCGATTCGTTCTACAGCTGGTGCAAGCAGGTTGGGATTTGCAGGTCATCCGAGTACCCAGAGATCGAGAAAATCACTGCTAAGAAGCTCGAGGTCATGGACGAATTCATCCGAGACAAGTCGGCTCTTGCCCAGATGAAGAGAGCTAATCAACAGTCTgaacaaaagaataaaaacttCTTCGTCCAAGAAGACAACAAAGAACCAGAGCCCATTGTGGTTGAAGAGGAAGAGGATATGTCAAAGATCAAAGCGCTGCCGCCACCGGAAGGTTTccagcaagaagaagagttaAAAGCCAAGGCccataaagaagaagaagagaccaaACAAGAACCCAACAACACCGCCACCCTAAAAGAAGCAGATCTATTGAATCTATACGACGACACGGTCACCACCGAAGAGCAGGGTGACAAGTTGGCATTAGCCTTATTCGATGGCGCCGCCGCACCATCATCTTCGTCCCAGGCTCCTCCGGCATGGGAAGCTTTCAACTCCGAAGACTCCGGGGATTGGGAAACCGCTTTGGTGCAATCGACTAGCCACCTATCGAACCAGCAGACATCTCTTGCTGGCGGTTTTGATATGTTGTTGATCGACGGCATGTATCAACAGTCCGCCGCCAATGCGGCTGCCGCAGCGGCGCAAGGTGCCTATGGAGGCACCGGAAGCGCAAGTAGCGTCGTGATGTCTGGTAAGCCAGCGATGTTGGCACTTCCAGCACCACCGGTCTCCGCCAATGGTATGCCCGCTGTGGGACTGAATGCTGATCCATTCGCTGCGAGTCTAGCGGTGGCGCCGCCCGCATTCGTGCAGATGTCGGATttggagaagaagcagaagctgTTGATGGAAGAGCAGTTACTGTGGCAACGGTATCAAAGTAATGGGATGCAAGGGCAACTCGGACTTACCAATTTACAACAAAATCCCTATCCCTATGGCTAG